In Candidatus Schekmanbacteria bacterium, one genomic interval encodes:
- the moeB gene encoding molybdopterin-synthase adenylyltransferase MoeB — MTDFTEEQIERYSRHIILPEVGGIGQKKMLNSKVLVVGAGGLGSPSIYYLAAAGIGTIGIIDSDVVELSNLQRQIIHSTPELGTHKVDSAAKTIKELNSDVKVIPFKERLTSNNIMDIIDGFDIVLDGTDNFPTRYLINDACYFKKIPNVHGSIFRFEGQATVFKPDDGPCYRCLYPEPPPPGAVPSCQEAGVLGVLPGIIGVIQAIEAIKLILGIGEPLIGRLLMYDALTMDFREVKIKKDPNCPLCGKEKTITELIDYEQFCGFSSE; from the coding sequence ATGACAGATTTTACTGAAGAACAGATAGAAAGATACAGCAGACATATTATTTTGCCCGAAGTGGGCGGCATTGGCCAAAAAAAGATGTTAAATTCAAAGGTCCTTGTCGTTGGCGCCGGTGGATTGGGCTCCCCTTCGATCTATTATCTTGCCGCCGCAGGCATTGGCACTATCGGCATAATAGATTCCGATGTTGTCGAATTAAGCAATCTTCAGAGACAGATCATACATTCAACCCCTGAACTCGGCACACATAAGGTAGATTCTGCTGCAAAAACCATAAAAGAGCTAAATAGCGATGTCAAAGTCATTCCTTTTAAAGAAAGATTAACTTCAAACAATATAATGGATATTATTGATGGATTTGATATCGTTCTTGATGGCACTGACAATTTTCCCACAAGATATCTAATCAATGATGCCTGTTATTTTAAAAAAATTCCAAATGTTCATGGAAGTATTTTCAGATTTGAAGGACAGGCAACAGTTTTTAAGCCTGATGATGGTCCCTGTTATCGTTGTCTCTACCCCGAGCCCCCTCCTCCCGGCGCTGTTCCAAGCTGTCAGGAAGCAGGAGTTTTAGGCGTACTACCGGGGATTATAGGCGTCATTCAGGCAATAGAAGCGATAAAGCTGATTCTCGGTATTGGCGAACCGCTTATTGGGAGATTGCTGATGTATGATGCATTGACTATGGATTTCAGAGAAGTCAAAATAAAAAAAGACCCTAATTGTCCGCTCTGCGGAAAAGAGAAAACCATCACTGAATTAATTGACTACGAGCAATTCTGCGGATTCAGTTCAGAATAA